From a region of the Streptomyces venezuelae genome:
- a CDS encoding S1C family serine protease, giving the protein MADSQQTDPAPQWWSRPEGTAEDGRRAAVPAPRPGTGGEDRVQDTPPAPDVPAPDGAASDVPAADVPAAAPAVRYDPWSTEPLQVVDRGRTPHGIRLWQVVALSLGTALLAGGIGGYLGVLAERQSNTRLELPQAAAAADHGRAPESVAGIAATALPGVVTLHVRGTKGSGTGTGFVLDQQGHILTNSHVVADSQEITVTFSTGESVTAELVGRDSGYDLAVVKVGGVRGLRPLTLGNSENVQVGDPVVAIGAPFDLSNTVTAGIISATGRPVTAGGDKGDGSDISYVDALQTDAPINPGNSGGPLLDAKAHVVGINSAIRGADKEDPTRQGGSIGLGFAIPVNQGKRVAEELIRTGRATHPVIGVTLDMDYAGDGARVGEKGEDGKPSVVADGPGARAGIRAGDVITKVDGQRVRGGDELIIKIRAHRPGDPLTLTVLRAGRESTLKVVLGSADGS; this is encoded by the coding sequence ATGGCCGACAGCCAGCAGACCGACCCGGCTCCGCAGTGGTGGAGCCGGCCCGAGGGGACGGCCGAGGACGGCCGCCGCGCGGCGGTTCCCGCGCCGCGGCCCGGAACCGGGGGCGAGGACCGCGTACAGGACACGCCCCCGGCCCCGGACGTCCCGGCCCCGGACGGGGCCGCCTCTGACGTGCCCGCCGCGGACGTGCCTGCCGCGGCCCCCGCGGTGCGGTACGACCCCTGGAGCACCGAGCCCCTGCAGGTCGTGGACCGGGGCCGGACGCCGCACGGGATCCGGCTGTGGCAGGTGGTGGCCCTCAGCCTCGGAACGGCCCTGCTCGCCGGCGGGATCGGCGGCTACCTCGGCGTGCTCGCCGAGCGGCAGAGCAACACCCGGCTGGAGCTCCCCCAGGCCGCCGCCGCTGCCGACCACGGCCGGGCCCCCGAGAGCGTGGCCGGGATCGCGGCCACCGCGCTCCCCGGCGTGGTGACCCTGCACGTACGGGGCACGAAGGGCAGCGGTACGGGCACCGGCTTCGTGCTCGACCAGCAGGGCCACATCCTGACCAACAGCCACGTGGTCGCCGACTCCCAGGAGATAACGGTCACCTTCAGCACCGGCGAGAGCGTCACCGCCGAGCTGGTCGGCCGCGACTCCGGTTACGACCTGGCCGTGGTCAAGGTCGGCGGGGTGCGCGGGCTCCGGCCCCTGACCCTGGGGAACTCCGAGAACGTGCAGGTCGGTGACCCGGTGGTGGCCATCGGCGCGCCCTTCGACCTGTCGAACACCGTCACCGCCGGCATCATCAGCGCCACCGGCCGGCCCGTCACCGCAGGGGGCGACAAGGGCGACGGCAGCGACATCAGCTACGTCGACGCGCTGCAGACCGACGCGCCCATCAACCCGGGGAACTCCGGCGGCCCGCTCCTCGACGCGAAGGCCCACGTGGTCGGCATCAACAGCGCGATCCGCGGCGCCGACAAGGAGGACCCCACCCGCCAGGGCGGCTCCATCGGGCTCGGCTTCGCCATCCCCGTCAACCAGGGCAAGCGCGTCGCCGAAGAACTCATCCGCACCGGCCGCGCCACGCACCCGGTCATCGGGGTCACCCTCGACATGGACTACGCGGGCGACGGTGCCCGGGTCGGGGAGAAGGGCGAGGACGGCAAGCCGTCCGTCGTCGCCGACGGACCGGGCGCGCGCGCCGGGATCCGGGCCGGGGACGTGATCACCAAGGTGGACGGCCAGCGGGTCCGCGGCGGCGACGAGCTGATCATCAAGATCCGGGCCCACCGCCCGGGCGACCCGCTCACCCTCACCGTGCTCCGAGCCGGCCGCGAAAGCACACTGAAGGTGGTCCTCGGATCGGCAGACGGCTCATGA
- a CDS encoding magnesium transporter MgtE N-terminal domain-containing protein, translating to MAAGAPRIFVSHLSGVPVFDPNGDQVGRVRDLVAMLRVGGRPPRLLGLVVEVVSRRRIFLPMTRVTGVESGQVITTGVINMRRFEQRPTERLVLGELLDRRVTLVASGEEVTVLDVAIQQLPARRDWEIDRIFVRKGKSGALRRRGEALTVEWSAVTGFSLEEHGQGAENLVATFEQMRPADVANVLHHLTPKRRAEVANALDDDRLADVLEELPEDEQVEILGKLKEERAADVLEAMDPDDAADLLSELPEDDKERLLTLMQPDDAADVRRLLSYEENTAGGLMTTEPIVLRPDATVADALARVRQADLSPALAAQVYVCRPPDETPTGKYLGTVHFQRLLRDPPFTLVSSIVDTDLPPLRPDASLPAVTTHLAAYNMVAVPVVDESGSLLGAVTVDDVLDHLLPDDWRETDFHSEEAVGGR from the coding sequence ATGGCTGCAGGCGCCCCGCGGATCTTCGTCTCGCATCTGTCGGGTGTGCCCGTCTTCGATCCCAACGGCGACCAGGTCGGCCGGGTCCGCGACCTCGTCGCGATGCTCCGGGTCGGCGGCCGACCGCCGCGGCTGCTGGGCCTGGTGGTCGAGGTCGTCAGCCGGCGCCGGATCTTCCTGCCGATGACCCGGGTCACCGGGGTGGAGTCCGGCCAGGTCATCACCACCGGCGTGATCAACATGCGGCGGTTCGAGCAGCGCCCGACCGAACGCCTGGTCCTGGGCGAGCTGCTGGACCGGCGGGTGACGCTGGTCGCGAGCGGCGAGGAGGTCACCGTCCTGGACGTGGCCATCCAGCAGCTGCCGGCCCGCCGGGACTGGGAGATCGACCGGATCTTCGTGAGGAAGGGCAAGTCGGGAGCGCTGCGCCGGCGCGGCGAGGCCCTGACGGTGGAGTGGTCGGCGGTGACGGGCTTCTCGCTGGAGGAGCACGGGCAGGGCGCCGAGAACCTGGTCGCCACCTTCGAGCAGATGCGCCCGGCCGACGTGGCGAACGTGCTGCACCACCTGACGCCGAAGCGGCGCGCCGAGGTGGCCAACGCCCTCGACGACGACCGGCTCGCGGACGTGCTGGAGGAGCTGCCCGAGGACGAGCAGGTGGAGATCCTCGGCAAGCTGAAGGAGGAGCGCGCCGCCGACGTCCTGGAGGCGATGGACCCGGACGACGCCGCCGACCTGCTGTCCGAGCTGCCGGAGGACGACAAGGAGCGGCTGCTGACGCTGATGCAGCCGGACGACGCGGCGGACGTGCGCCGCCTGCTGTCCTACGAGGAGAACACCGCGGGCGGCCTGATGACCACCGAGCCGATCGTGCTGCGGCCGGACGCGACGGTCGCCGACGCGCTGGCCCGCGTACGGCAGGCGGACCTGTCGCCCGCGCTGGCGGCGCAGGTGTACGTGTGCCGGCCGCCGGACGAGACGCCGACGGGCAAGTACCTGGGCACGGTGCACTTCCAGCGGCTGCTGCGCGACCCGCCGTTCACGCTGGTCAGCTCCATCGTGGACACCGACCTGCCGCCGCTGCGGCCGGACGCCTCGCTGCCCGCGGTGACCACGCACCTCGCCGCCTACAACATGGTGGCGGTGCCCGTGGTCGACGAGAGCGGCTCGCTGCTGGGCGCGGTGACCGTCGACGACGTGCTGGACCACCTGCTGCCGGACGACTGGCGGGAGACGGACTTCCATTCCGAGGAGGCCGTCGGTGGCCGCTGA
- a CDS encoding MarC family protein has translation MFDFAVFGSLFLTLFVIMDPPGITPIFLALTSGRPVKVQRRMAWQAVCVAFGVIAVFGICGQQILDYLHVSVPALMIAGGLLLLLIALDLLTGKNDEPKQTKDVNVALVPLGMPLLAGPGAIVSVILAVQKADGAAGQVSVWAAIVAMHVVLWITMRYSLVIIRVIKDGGVVLVTRLAGMMLSAIAVQQIINGVLQVVQGS, from the coding sequence GTGTTTGATTTCGCCGTCTTCGGATCCCTTTTTCTCACCCTTTTTGTGATTATGGACCCGCCGGGGATCACGCCGATCTTCCTGGCGCTGACCTCCGGCCGCCCCGTCAAGGTGCAGCGCCGGATGGCCTGGCAGGCCGTCTGCGTGGCCTTCGGCGTCATCGCGGTCTTCGGCATCTGCGGCCAGCAGATCCTGGACTACCTGCACGTCTCGGTCCCGGCGCTGATGATCGCCGGTGGTCTGCTGCTCCTGCTCATCGCGCTGGACCTGCTCACCGGCAAGAACGACGAGCCCAAGCAGACCAAGGACGTGAACGTGGCCCTGGTCCCGCTCGGCATGCCGCTGCTGGCCGGGCCCGGCGCGATCGTGTCCGTGATCCTGGCCGTCCAGAAGGCCGACGGCGCCGCCGGGCAGGTCTCGGTCTGGGCCGCGATCGTGGCCATGCACGTCGTGCTGTGGATCACCATGCGCTACTCGCTGGTGATCATCCGGGTCATCAAGGACGGCGGCGTCGTCCTCGTCACCCGGCTCGCCGGCATGATGCTCTCGGCGATCGCCGTCCAGCAGATCATCAACGGCGTGCTGCAGGTCGTCCAGGGCTCCTGA
- a CDS encoding Mrp/NBP35 family ATP-binding protein, translating to MLDALATVNDPEIHRPITELGMVKSVEIGEGGEVAVTVYLTVSGCPMRETITKNVTEAVEKVAGVTSVAVSLDVMSDEQRKDLAATLRGGTAEREVPFAKPGSLTRVYAVASGKGGVGKSSVTVNLAAAMAADGLKVGVVDADIYGHSVPRMLGADGRPTQVENMIMPPSAHGVKVISIGMFTPGNAPVVWRGPMLHRALQQFLADVFWGDLDVLLLDLPPGTGDIAISVAQLVPNAEILVVTTPQQAAAEVAERAGSIAVQTHQKIVGVVENMSGLPCPHCDEMVDVFGSGGGQKVADGLTKTVGATVPVLGSIPIDVRLREGGDEGKPVVLSDPDSPAGAALRAIAGKLGGRARGLSGMSLGITPRNKF from the coding sequence ATCCTGGACGCGCTGGCGACGGTGAACGACCCCGAGATCCACCGGCCGATCACCGAGCTCGGCATGGTCAAATCGGTGGAGATCGGCGAGGGCGGCGAGGTCGCCGTCACGGTCTACCTGACGGTGTCGGGCTGTCCCATGCGCGAGACCATCACCAAGAACGTCACCGAGGCCGTCGAGAAGGTCGCGGGCGTCACCTCCGTCGCCGTCTCCCTCGACGTGATGAGCGACGAGCAGCGCAAGGACCTCGCGGCGACGCTGCGCGGCGGCACCGCCGAGCGCGAGGTGCCCTTCGCCAAGCCGGGCTCGCTGACCCGTGTGTACGCGGTCGCGTCCGGCAAGGGCGGTGTCGGCAAGTCCTCCGTCACGGTGAACCTGGCCGCGGCGATGGCGGCGGACGGTCTGAAGGTCGGCGTGGTCGACGCGGACATCTACGGCCACAGCGTCCCGCGCATGCTGGGTGCGGACGGCCGTCCCACCCAGGTCGAGAACATGATCATGCCGCCGTCCGCGCACGGCGTGAAGGTCATTTCCATCGGCATGTTCACCCCAGGCAACGCCCCGGTCGTGTGGCGCGGGCCCATGCTGCACCGCGCTCTGCAGCAGTTCCTGGCCGACGTCTTCTGGGGCGACCTGGACGTGCTGCTGCTGGACCTGCCGCCGGGTACGGGTGACATCGCGATCTCCGTGGCCCAGCTCGTGCCGAACGCGGAGATCCTCGTCGTCACCACCCCGCAGCAGGCCGCGGCCGAGGTCGCGGAGCGGGCCGGTTCCATCGCCGTGCAGACCCACCAGAAGATCGTCGGCGTGGTCGAGAACATGTCGGGCCTGCCGTGCCCGCACTGCGACGAGATGGTGGACGTCTTCGGCTCGGGCGGTGGCCAGAAGGTCGCCGACGGCCTGACCAAGACGGTCGGCGCGACGGTGCCGGTGCTGGGCTCCATCCCGATCGACGTCCGGCTGCGCGAGGGCGGCGACGAGGGCAAGCCCGTCGTCCTGTCCGACCCGGACTCCCCGGCCGGCGCGGCCCTGCGCGCGATCGCGGGCAAGCTGGGCGGCCGCGCCCGCGGCCTGTCGGGCATGTCCCTGGGCATCACCCCGCGCAACAAGTTCTAG
- a CDS encoding anti-sigma factor family protein, with protein sequence MSEVSPSPAEQHLGDRLAALVDGELKHDARDRVLAHLATCARCKAEADAQRRLKTMFVESAPPPLSAGLLARLQGLPGGGLDDPQGPSGPGRSAGPAGTAGPDPFGTFAYGLPVAARPRPQEGFRIHEVGRPRRRFAFVAAGAVSLAALALGGALPLEVDPNLRGDSPAPASRPGPALPVADQGARDRLPSPEAVPTLLSAVATPLPPLQPSPQHPARPVSLLR encoded by the coding sequence GTGAGCGAGGTCAGTCCGTCACCCGCCGAACAGCACCTGGGCGACCGGCTCGCCGCCCTGGTGGACGGGGAGCTGAAACACGACGCCCGTGACCGGGTCCTGGCCCATCTGGCCACCTGTGCCCGGTGCAAGGCCGAGGCCGATGCCCAGCGGCGCCTGAAGACCATGTTCGTGGAGAGCGCGCCGCCGCCGCTGTCCGCGGGGCTGCTGGCGCGGTTGCAAGGGCTGCCGGGCGGCGGCCTCGACGACCCGCAGGGCCCCTCCGGCCCCGGCCGCTCCGCCGGCCCGGCCGGTACCGCGGGGCCCGACCCCTTCGGCACGTTCGCCTACGGGCTGCCCGTCGCCGCCCGGCCACGGCCGCAGGAGGGCTTCCGCATCCACGAAGTGGGCCGTCCGCGCCGCCGGTTCGCCTTCGTCGCCGCAGGGGCCGTCTCGCTGGCCGCTCTGGCGCTCGGCGGCGCCCTGCCGTTGGAGGTGGACCCGAACCTGCGGGGTGATTCCCCGGCCCCGGCCTCCAGGCCCGGGCCTGCCCTGCCGGTGGCCGACCAGGGGGCCCGTGACCGCCTTCCCAGCCCCGAGGCGGTCCCGACCCTCCTGTCGGCCGTGGCGACCCCGCTGCCGCCGCTCCAGCCCTCCCCGCAGCATCCGGCTCGCCCGGTCTCCCTGCTGCGCTGA
- a CDS encoding magnesium and cobalt transport protein CorA, producing MSMLPYLRAAVRPALRRATPVQPGYDTTRDPSASSAVVDCAVYRDGRRVLGPACLTPREAIRRVREDGGFVWIGLHEPTEAEFAGIAATFGLHPLAVEDAVHAHQRPKLERYDDTLFTVFKTIHYVDHAELTATSEVVETGEVMCFTGPDFVITVRHGGQGSLRGLRHRLQDDPDLLAKGPSSVLHSLADHVVDGYIAVAAAVQDDIDEVESEVFAAPSKGSARGGDAGRIYQLKREVLEFKRAVSPLLRPMELLSERPMRLVDPDIQKYFRDVADHLARVHEQVVGFDELLNSILQANLAQATVAQNEDMRKITSWAAIIAVPTMICGVYGMNFDHMPELHWRYGYPMVMVAIAASCFTIHRALRRHGWL from the coding sequence ATGTCGATGCTGCCCTACCTGCGTGCGGCCGTCCGTCCCGCCCTGCGCAGGGCCACCCCCGTACAGCCCGGCTACGACACCACCCGCGACCCGTCGGCGAGCAGCGCGGTGGTCGACTGCGCCGTGTACCGCGACGGGCGGCGGGTGCTGGGTCCGGCGTGTCTGACGCCCCGTGAGGCGATCCGCCGGGTCCGCGAGGACGGCGGCTTCGTCTGGATCGGCCTGCACGAGCCGACGGAGGCCGAGTTCGCGGGGATCGCCGCCACCTTCGGACTGCACCCGCTGGCCGTGGAGGACGCGGTGCACGCGCACCAGCGGCCGAAGCTGGAGCGTTACGACGACACCCTCTTCACGGTCTTCAAGACGATCCACTACGTCGACCACGCCGAACTGACCGCCACCAGCGAGGTGGTGGAAACCGGCGAGGTGATGTGCTTCACCGGCCCCGACTTCGTCATCACCGTCCGGCACGGCGGACAGGGGTCCCTCAGGGGGCTGCGCCACCGCCTCCAGGACGACCCGGACCTGCTCGCGAAGGGCCCCTCGTCGGTCCTGCACTCCCTCGCCGACCACGTGGTCGACGGCTACATCGCGGTCGCGGCGGCGGTGCAGGACGACATCGACGAGGTGGAGAGCGAGGTCTTCGCCGCCCCCTCCAAGGGCAGCGCGCGCGGAGGCGACGCCGGCCGCATCTACCAGCTCAAGCGCGAGGTGCTGGAGTTCAAGCGGGCCGTCTCGCCGCTGCTGCGTCCGATGGAGCTGCTGAGCGAACGGCCGATGCGGCTGGTGGACCCGGACATCCAGAAGTACTTCCGCGACGTCGCCGACCACCTGGCGCGGGTGCACGAGCAGGTGGTCGGCTTCGACGAGCTGCTGAACTCGATCCTCCAGGCCAACCTCGCGCAGGCGACCGTCGCCCAGAACGAGGACATGCGCAAGATCACCTCCTGGGCGGCGATCATCGCCGTGCCGACGATGATCTGCGGCGTGTACGGGATGAACTTCGACCACATGCCGGAACTCCACTGGCGCTACGGCTATCCGATGGTGATGGTGGCGATCGCCGCCTCCTGCTTCACCATCCACCGCGCGCTGCGCCGCCACGGCTGGCTCTGA
- a CDS encoding PHP domain-containing protein: MRIDLHCHSTASDGTDTPAELVRNAAGAGLDVVALTDHDTVRGYGQALAALPAGLTLVTGAELSCRLDGVGVHMLAYLFDPEEPELARERELVRDDRTPRARTMIAKLQDLGVDVTWEQVARIAGDGSVGRPHIATALVELGVVPTVSDAFTPDWLADGGRAYAEKHELDPFEAVRLVKAAGGVTVLAHPAAVKRGRCISESAIAELATAGLDGVEVDHMDHDADTRARMRGLAAELGLLATGSSDYHGSRKTCRLGEFTTDPEIYGEITRRATGAFPVPGAGGRER, translated from the coding sequence GTGCGCATCGACCTGCACTGCCACTCCACGGCTTCCGACGGTACGGACACCCCCGCCGAACTGGTGCGCAACGCCGCCGGTGCCGGGCTGGACGTGGTCGCGCTGACCGACCACGACACCGTGCGCGGATACGGCCAGGCCCTCGCGGCCCTGCCCGCCGGCCTGACGCTGGTGACCGGGGCCGAACTCTCCTGCCGGCTGGACGGGGTCGGCGTGCACATGCTCGCGTACCTCTTCGACCCGGAGGAGCCCGAGCTGGCCCGGGAGCGGGAGCTCGTGCGCGACGACCGCACCCCGCGCGCCCGCACCATGATCGCCAAGCTCCAGGACCTCGGCGTCGACGTCACCTGGGAGCAGGTGGCCAGGATCGCCGGTGACGGCTCGGTCGGACGCCCGCACATCGCCACCGCCCTCGTCGAGCTGGGCGTCGTACCGACCGTGTCGGACGCCTTCACGCCCGACTGGCTCGCCGACGGCGGCCGCGCGTACGCCGAGAAGCACGAGCTCGACCCGTTCGAGGCGGTGCGCCTGGTCAAGGCGGCCGGCGGAGTCACCGTCCTCGCGCACCCCGCCGCCGTCAAGCGCGGCCGGTGCATCTCCGAGTCCGCGATAGCCGAGCTGGCGACCGCGGGTCTGGACGGCGTCGAGGTGGACCACATGGACCACGACGCGGACACCCGTGCGCGGATGCGCGGCCTGGCCGCCGAGCTCGGCCTGCTGGCCACGGGGTCCAGCGACTACCACGGCAGCCGCAAGACCTGTCGCCTCGGGGAGTTCACGACCGACCCCGAGATCTACGGCGAGATCACGCGCCGCGCGACGGGAGCCTTCCCGGTGCCGGGCGCCGGCGGACGCGAGCGCTGA
- a CDS encoding sec-independent translocase gives MFNDIGALELVTIVVLGILVFGPDKLPKVIQDVTGFIRKVRAFSDSAKNDIRSELGPEFKDFEFEDLNPKTFIRKQLTENEDLREIRTSFDLRKELSDVSDAVKSSASDSDAAAPASSAAAATPAAAAPAVTGPDLLKKPAAPAPDARSRFDADAT, from the coding sequence GTGTTCAACGACATAGGCGCACTCGAACTCGTCACGATCGTGGTGCTCGGCATCCTCGTCTTCGGACCGGACAAGCTGCCCAAGGTCATCCAGGACGTCACGGGCTTCATCCGGAAGGTCCGGGCGTTCTCGGACAGCGCGAAGAACGACATCCGCTCGGAACTCGGCCCGGAGTTCAAGGATTTCGAGTTCGAGGACCTGAACCCGAAGACCTTCATCCGCAAGCAGCTCACCGAGAACGAGGACCTCAGGGAGATCCGCACCAGCTTCGATCTCCGCAAGGAGCTCAGCGACGTCTCCGACGCGGTCAAGAGCTCGGCGTCCGACAGCGACGCGGCCGCCCCGGCCTCCTCGGCCGCGGCCGCCACGCCCGCCGCCGCCGCGCCCGCCGTGACCGGCCCGGACCTGCTGAAGAAGCCCGCCGCCCCCGCCCCGGACGCACGCTCGCGCTTCGACGCCGACGCCACCTGA
- a CDS encoding suppressor of fused domain protein, protein MAEILALVEARLRTAFGEPDARAAVTFLGTDRIEVLRFAEGDLVRYATLGMSAHPMTDPTAVVADPVRGPRAELVLTVRAGLAATDKLLRPLAVLAASPQVEGLVVAPGASLDVGEPLWDGAPFSSVLVAEPGGLVEDLELDEPMDPVHFLPLLPMTANEAAWKRVHGAAALQERWLARGTDLRDPLRSAVALD, encoded by the coding sequence ATGGCAGAAATTCTGGCCCTCGTGGAGGCCCGGCTGCGGACGGCGTTCGGTGAACCCGACGCGCGCGCCGCCGTCACCTTCCTGGGCACCGACCGCATCGAGGTACTCCGTTTCGCCGAGGGCGACCTCGTCCGGTACGCGACCCTCGGGATGTCCGCGCACCCGATGACCGATCCGACCGCCGTGGTCGCCGACCCCGTACGGGGCCCGCGCGCCGAGCTCGTGCTGACCGTACGGGCAGGCCTGGCGGCCACCGACAAACTCCTGCGGCCGCTCGCGGTGCTGGCCGCGTCCCCCCAGGTCGAAGGGCTGGTCGTGGCCCCGGGGGCCTCGCTGGACGTGGGTGAACCGCTGTGGGACGGGGCCCCCTTCAGCTCCGTCCTCGTGGCGGAGCCGGGCGGTCTGGTCGAGGACCTGGAGCTGGACGAGCCCATGGATCCGGTCCACTTCCTGCCCCTGCTGCCGATGACGGCGAACGAGGCCGCCTGGAAGCGGGTGCACGGAGCGGCCGCCCTCCAGGAACGCTGGCTCGCGCGCGGGACGGACCTGCGGGACCCTTTGCGTAGCGCCGTAGCCCTGGACTGA
- a CDS encoding DUF1003 domain-containing protein has protein sequence MTRSRVRLDLPRAPRRSLLPEYDPEAFGRLSERVARFLGTGRFIVWMTLVIIVWVLWNIFAPDGLRFDPYPFIFLTLMLSLQASYAAPLILLAQNRQDDRDRVTHEQDRKQNERSIADTEYLTREIAALRMGLGEVATRDWIRSEFQDLIKEMDERRLFPAERDEGDR, from the coding sequence CTGACGCGCTCGCGGGTGCGCCTGGACCTGCCGCGCGCGCCGCGCCGGTCACTGCTGCCCGAGTACGACCCGGAGGCCTTCGGGCGGCTGTCGGAGCGGGTGGCGCGCTTCCTGGGCACGGGCCGGTTCATCGTCTGGATGACCCTGGTCATCATCGTCTGGGTGCTGTGGAACATCTTCGCGCCGGACGGACTGCGGTTCGACCCGTACCCGTTCATCTTCCTGACGCTGATGCTGTCGCTCCAGGCCTCCTACGCGGCCCCGCTGATCCTGCTCGCGCAGAACCGGCAGGACGACCGCGACCGGGTCACCCACGAGCAGGACCGCAAGCAGAACGAGCGGTCCATCGCCGACACGGAGTACCTGACCCGGGAGATCGCCGCCCTGCGGATGGGCCTGGGCGAGGTCGCCACCCGCGACTGGATCAGGTCGGAGTTCCAGGACCTGATCAAGGAGATGGACGAGCGCCGTCTATTCCCGGCGGAACGTGATGAAGGCGACCGCTGA
- a CDS encoding DUF6758 family protein, with protein MRGEPSCPKCGGRVRAPGLFSDSWQCALHGAVHPLQPVIPPSVEGLSVVSHRARVPVWMPWPLPVGWLFTGVASAGDDRSGGRATAVACSGPGPLGGIGELLLIAEELGVGLGARYAGIDGVDPGSSIDVSAPPHAKVVAAGRPTPLWHVNGGPDDRAVFAGEARGLWLWAIVWPEQSGLLMYDELVLTDLRDAGAEVELVPCGALSPRILGPA; from the coding sequence ATGAGGGGTGAACCAAGTTGCCCGAAGTGCGGCGGCCGGGTCAGGGCGCCCGGACTCTTCTCCGACTCCTGGCAGTGCGCGCTGCACGGCGCCGTCCACCCCCTGCAACCCGTCATCCCGCCGAGCGTCGAAGGCCTGAGCGTGGTGTCGCACCGGGCCCGGGTACCGGTGTGGATGCCGTGGCCGCTCCCGGTCGGGTGGCTGTTCACCGGGGTCGCGTCCGCCGGTGACGACCGCAGCGGCGGCCGGGCGACGGCGGTGGCCTGCTCCGGCCCCGGCCCGCTGGGCGGGATCGGCGAGCTGCTGCTGATCGCGGAGGAGCTGGGCGTGGGCCTCGGCGCCCGGTACGCGGGCATCGACGGCGTCGACCCCGGCTCGTCCATCGACGTGTCGGCGCCGCCCCACGCCAAGGTGGTCGCGGCGGGGCGCCCCACCCCGCTGTGGCACGTGAACGGCGGGCCGGACGACCGCGCCGTCTTCGCCGGCGAGGCGCGCGGCCTGTGGCTCTGGGCGATCGTCTGGCCGGAGCAGTCCGGCCTGCTGATGTACGACGAGCTCGTCCTCACCGACCTGCGCGACGCGGGAGCCGAGGTCGAGCTCGTTCCGTGCGGGGCCCTGAGCCCCCGCATCCTGGGCCCCGCCTGA